In one Polaribacter sp. ALD11 genomic region, the following are encoded:
- a CDS encoding S9 family peptidase, with translation MKNIDAKAPTAEKQPTKLEKHGDVRIDNYFWMRLTDEQKLGDVRDDQTQKVINYLEEENTYHDKVTEFSKNFEENLFEEMKGRIKEDDSSVPYKDNGYFYITRFEKGMQYPIYSRKKDNLEAEEQIMFNVNELAKDFDYFQLGGLNISNDNKLAVFATDTVSRRQYFLRIKNLETGEIYKDIIENTTGGSVWANDNKTIFYTKKDPNTLRSEKIFRHVLGTPTSEDVEVFHETDETFGTYVTKSKSDKYILIGSHSTVSTEAQYLDADNPTGEFTMLQARERDLEYSVSHFGDHFYILTNKDNAINFKLMKTPISNTEKENWVDVIPHREDTLLEDFSIFKEYLVLEERTEGLNKVRIKRWDNSADYYLPFDEETYSVGVYSNPDFDTHVIRYAYNSMTTPASVVDFNMGDQSKEVKKEQEVQGGKFKKENYKSKRVWATARDGKKVAISLVYHKDTKLDKNTPLLQYAYGSYGYTIPDGFSTTRLSLLDRGFVYALAHIRGSEYLGRDWYEDGKMLHKKNTFTDFIDCSKYLIENNYTSSKHLYAMGGSAGGLLMGAIVNMNPELYNGIIAAVPFVDVISTMLDDSIPLTTGEYDEWGNPNDKEYYDYIKSYSPYDQVVPKAYPNILVTTGFHDSQVQYWEPAKWVAKLRELKTDNNLLLLRTNMEAGHGGASGRFDALKETAKDYTFLFALENKLEKE, from the coding sequence ATGAAAAATATAGATGCAAAAGCACCTACAGCAGAGAAACAACCCACTAAATTAGAAAAACACGGAGATGTAAGAATAGATAACTATTTTTGGATGCGTTTGACTGATGAACAAAAATTAGGGGATGTAAGAGATGATCAAACTCAGAAAGTAATTAATTATTTAGAGGAAGAAAATACGTATCATGATAAAGTAACTGAATTTTCTAAGAATTTTGAAGAGAATTTATTCGAAGAAATGAAAGGTAGAATTAAAGAGGATGATTCTTCTGTACCTTATAAAGACAATGGTTATTTTTATATTACGCGTTTTGAGAAAGGAATGCAATACCCTATTTATAGTAGAAAAAAGGACAATTTAGAAGCAGAAGAACAAATAATGTTTAATGTAAATGAATTGGCTAAAGATTTCGATTATTTTCAATTAGGAGGTTTAAATATTTCTAATGATAATAAATTAGCTGTTTTTGCAACAGATACAGTAAGTAGAAGACAATACTTTTTAAGAATTAAGAACCTAGAAACTGGTGAAATTTATAAAGATATTATAGAAAATACCACAGGTGGTTCTGTTTGGGCAAATGATAATAAGACTATTTTTTACACGAAGAAAGACCCAAACACTTTAAGAAGTGAGAAGATTTTTAGACACGTTTTAGGAACACCAACTTCTGAAGATGTTGAAGTTTTTCATGAAACAGATGAAACTTTCGGAACCTACGTTACAAAATCAAAGTCAGATAAATACATTCTTATTGGTTCTCATAGTACGGTTTCTACGGAAGCTCAGTATTTAGATGCAGACAACCCTACTGGCGAATTTACAATGCTTCAAGCTCGAGAAAGAGATTTAGAATATAGTGTTTCTCATTTTGGAGATCATTTCTATATACTTACAAATAAAGACAATGCCATCAATTTTAAATTGATGAAAACACCTATCTCTAATACTGAAAAAGAAAACTGGGTAGATGTAATTCCGCATAGAGAAGACACTTTATTAGAAGATTTTTCAATATTTAAAGAGTATTTAGTTTTAGAAGAACGAACAGAGGGCTTAAATAAAGTTAGAATAAAACGTTGGGATAATTCTGCGGATTATTACTTGCCTTTTGATGAAGAAACGTATTCTGTTGGCGTATATTCTAATCCCGATTTTGATACACATGTAATTCGTTACGCCTATAATTCGATGACAACTCCTGCTTCTGTGGTAGATTTTAACATGGGTGATCAATCAAAAGAAGTTAAAAAAGAACAGGAAGTTCAAGGCGGAAAGTTCAAGAAAGAAAACTACAAAAGTAAACGTGTATGGGCAACTGCAAGAGATGGTAAAAAAGTAGCTATTTCTTTGGTGTATCATAAAGATACAAAGTTAGATAAAAACACACCTTTATTGCAATATGCGTATGGTTCTTATGGGTATACAATTCCAGACGGTTTCTCTACAACACGTCTAAGTCTATTAGATAGAGGTTTTGTGTATGCTTTGGCACACATTCGTGGAAGTGAATATTTAGGAAGAGATTGGTATGAAGATGGTAAAATGTTACATAAAAAGAACACGTTTACAGATTTTATAGATTGTTCTAAATACTTAATTGAAAACAATTATACTTCTTCTAAACATTTGTATGCAATGGGAGGTTCTGCAGGAGGCTTATTAATGGGGGCAATTGTAAATATGAATCCTGAATTATATAACGGAATTATAGCAGCTGTACCTTTTGTAGACGTAATTTCTACCATGTTAGACGATTCTATTCCTTTAACAACAGGAGAATATGACGAATGGGGAAATCCGAATGATAAAGAATATTACGACTACATAAAGTCATATTCACCATATGATCAAGTAGTACCTAAAGCGTATCCAAATATATTAGTAACTACTGGTTTTCACGATTCTCAAGTACAATATTGGGAACCTGCAAAATGGGTAGCTAAACTACGTGAATTGAAAACAGATAATAATTTATTATTGTTAAGAACAAATATGGAAGCTGGCCACGGTGGTGCTTCTGGACGTTTTGATGCTTTAAAAGAAACAGCAAAAGACTATACGTTTTTATTCGCTTTAGAAAATAAATTAGAGAAAGAATGA
- a CDS encoding PLP-dependent cysteine synthase family protein: protein MTKNNGIANSILDLVGETPLIKLHEITKNLRGSYFAKVEAFNPGHSSKDRIALHIINDAEKKGILKKGATIVETTSGNTGFSLAMISLVKGYKCILAVSDKTSLDKIDLLKTMGAEVHVCPANVAADDPRSYYEVAKIIHKKTKNSVYINQYFNELNIEAHYRTTGPEIWEQTAGKITHLVAASGTGGTISGTGKYLKEQNPNIKILGVDAIGSVLKKFHETGEFDSNEIKPYKIEGLGKTLIPTATDFDIIDVYEKVSDKDSAFAARELVKKEGLFCGYTSGAVIQATKQYSAMSFFNEDSFVVVIFPDHGSRYMNKIYSDSWMQEQGFLD from the coding sequence ATGACAAAAAATAACGGAATTGCCAATAGTATTTTAGATTTAGTCGGAGAAACACCACTTATTAAACTTCATGAAATAACTAAGAATTTAAGAGGTTCTTATTTTGCCAAAGTAGAGGCTTTTAATCCAGGTCACTCTTCAAAAGATCGGATTGCGTTGCATATTATTAATGATGCAGAAAAGAAAGGAATTCTTAAGAAAGGGGCAACAATTGTAGAAACTACTTCTGGTAATACAGGTTTTAGTTTGGCAATGATTAGTCTTGTAAAAGGCTATAAATGTATTTTAGCTGTAAGCGATAAAACTTCTCTAGATAAAATCGATTTGTTAAAAACAATGGGAGCAGAAGTACATGTTTGTCCAGCAAATGTGGCAGCAGATGACCCAAGATCTTATTACGAAGTAGCAAAAATAATTCACAAAAAAACAAAAAATTCTGTTTACATCAATCAATATTTTAACGAATTAAATATTGAAGCACATTACAGAACTACGGGACCAGAAATTTGGGAACAAACAGCAGGTAAAATAACCCATTTAGTAGCTGCTAGTGGTACAGGTGGCACTATTTCTGGTACTGGAAAATACTTAAAAGAACAAAATCCTAACATAAAAATTTTAGGAGTAGATGCAATTGGTTCCGTACTTAAAAAATTCCATGAAACTGGCGAGTTTGATAGCAATGAAATTAAACCGTATAAAATTGAAGGCTTAGGGAAAACCCTAATACCAACTGCAACAGACTTTGATATAATTGATGTTTATGAAAAAGTATCTGATAAGGATTCTGCCTTTGCAGCAAGAGAACTTGTAAAGAAAGAAGGCTTATTTTGCGGGTATACAAGTGGTGCTGTAATACAAGCTACCAAACAATATTCGGCTATGAGTTTTTTTAATGAAGACAGTTTTGTCGTTGTTATTTTCCCTGACCATGGCTCGAGATATATGAACAAAATCTACAGTGATTCTTGGATGCAAGAACAAGGTTTTTTAGACTAA
- a CDS encoding aminotransferase class I/II-fold pyridoxal phosphate-dependent enzyme, with amino-acid sequence MTTDLFDRIVKDKGPLGKWADKAEGYYVFPKLEGPISNRMSFNGKKVVTWSINDYLGLANHPEVIKVDGEAALEHGMAYPMGARMMSGHTPLHEQLEEECAEFVAKEKAYLLNFGYQGIMSAIDALVTKNDIIVYDMDTHACIIDGVRLHSGKRFVYRHNDMESFEKNIKRAAKMAEKTGGGILVISEGVFGMRGEQGRLKEIIAFKKEYNFRFLVDDAHGFGTLGKDGRGTGFEQGVQDDIDIYFATFAKSMAGIGAFLAGNKDVIQYLQYNLRSQMFAKSLPMAMVKGALKRLDMIRTMPELKEKLWENTNALQSGLRNAGFDLGTTQTCITPVFLKGEIPEAMAMVNDLRENHGIFCSIVVYPVIPKGLIILRLIPTATHTQEDIDETITAFTAIRELLENGTYKKIATSMM; translated from the coding sequence ATGACGACAGATTTATTTGATAGAATTGTAAAAGATAAAGGTCCTTTAGGTAAATGGGCAGATAAAGCAGAAGGATATTATGTGTTTCCTAAATTAGAAGGTCCTATTTCTAATAGAATGTCTTTCAACGGAAAAAAAGTAGTTACTTGGAGTATTAATGACTATTTAGGATTAGCAAACCACCCAGAAGTTATAAAAGTTGATGGAGAAGCTGCTTTAGAGCATGGTATGGCGTATCCAATGGGTGCTAGAATGATGTCTGGACATACACCTTTGCACGAACAGCTAGAGGAGGAATGTGCAGAATTTGTAGCGAAAGAAAAAGCATATTTATTAAATTTTGGATATCAAGGAATTATGTCTGCAATAGACGCTTTGGTTACTAAAAATGATATTATTGTGTATGATATGGACACTCATGCTTGTATTATAGACGGTGTTCGTTTACATTCTGGAAAGCGTTTTGTATATCGACATAACGATATGGAGAGTTTTGAGAAAAACATTAAACGTGCCGCTAAAATGGCAGAAAAAACTGGTGGTGGAATTTTAGTGATTTCTGAAGGAGTTTTTGGAATGCGAGGAGAACAAGGTCGTTTAAAAGAAATTATAGCCTTTAAAAAAGAATATAATTTTAGATTCTTGGTAGACGATGCGCATGGTTTCGGAACTTTAGGAAAAGATGGAAGAGGAACTGGTTTTGAACAAGGTGTACAAGATGATATTGATATTTATTTTGCAACGTTCGCCAAATCTATGGCAGGTATTGGTGCTTTCTTAGCAGGTAATAAAGATGTAATTCAATACTTACAATATAATTTACGTTCTCAAATGTTTGCAAAATCTTTACCAATGGCAATGGTAAAAGGTGCTCTAAAACGTTTAGACATGATTAGAACAATGCCAGAATTAAAAGAGAAGTTGTGGGAGAACACAAATGCTTTACAATCTGGTTTACGAAATGCTGGTTTCGATTTAGGAACAACGCAAACGTGTATTACGCCTGTATTCTTAAAAGGAGAGATTCCTGAAGCGATGGCAATGGTAAATGATTTACGTGAAAACCACGGTATTTTCTGTTCTATTGTGGTATATCCCGTAATTCCTAAAGGATTGATTATTTTAAGATTAATACCAACAGCAACGCATACACAAGAAGATATAGATGAAACAATTACCGCTTTTACTGCAATTAGAGAATTGTTAGAAAACGGAACCTATAAAAAGATTGCAACTTCTATGATGTAA
- the hisG gene encoding ATP phosphoribosyltransferase, translated as MSNLRIAVQKSGRLNEDSMRILKDIGISIDNGKDQLKASARNFPVEVFYLRNGDIPQYLRDGVVDAAIIGENILIEKGSDLEFIERLGFSKCKVSIAVPKGSKASSLKDLAGKRIATSYPETVKKFLKEQNIDAQLHTISGSVEIAPNIGLADGICDIVSSGSTLFKNGLKEIEVLLKSEAVLAVSPKIFQERKAILDKIQFRIQSVLKGQDSKYVLLNAPNHKLEAILSLLPGMRSPTVLPLAEKGWSSVHAVISKNQFWEIIDGLKANGAEGILVCPIEKMVL; from the coding sequence ATGAGTAATTTAAGAATTGCAGTACAAAAGTCAGGTAGATTAAATGAAGATTCAATGAGAATCTTAAAAGACATTGGTATTTCTATAGATAACGGTAAAGATCAATTAAAAGCATCTGCGAGAAACTTCCCTGTTGAAGTGTTCTATTTAAGAAACGGAGATATTCCACAATATTTAAGAGACGGAGTTGTAGATGCAGCCATTATTGGTGAGAATATTTTAATAGAAAAAGGAAGCGATTTAGAATTTATAGAACGCTTAGGCTTTTCTAAATGTAAAGTTTCTATCGCTGTTCCTAAGGGTTCAAAAGCGAGTTCTTTAAAAGATTTAGCAGGAAAAAGAATTGCAACTTCATATCCAGAAACTGTAAAAAAGTTTTTAAAAGAACAAAACATAGATGCACAATTGCACACCATTAGTGGTTCTGTAGAAATTGCACCTAATATTGGTTTGGCAGACGGAATTTGTGATATCGTTTCAAGTGGTTCAACTTTGTTTAAAAACGGTTTAAAAGAGATTGAAGTGCTCTTAAAATCGGAAGCAGTTCTAGCTGTTTCTCCAAAAATTTTCCAAGAAAGAAAAGCCATTTTAGATAAGATTCAGTTTAGAATTCAATCTGTTTTAAAAGGACAAGATTCTAAATATGTATTGTTAAACGCACCAAACCACAAATTAGAAGCTATTTTAAGTTTGTTGCCAGGAATGAGAAGCCCTACCGTTTTACCTTTGGCAGAAAAAGGTTGGAGCTCTGTACACGCAGTAATTTCTAAAAATCAGTTTTGGGAAATTATTGATGGGTTAAAGGCAAATGGAGCAGAAGGTATTTTAGTGTGTCCTATTGAGAAAATGGTGCTTTAG
- the hisD gene encoding histidinol dehydrogenase, translated as MKIINNPSKKDWNKILERPTKTVDDIEDIVNEVFSDIQKNGDVAVNKYTQKFDGVSLESNLVLEDEIKEAITLVPSELKEAIQLAKENITKFHVAQKTKKVFVETTKGVSCWQEKRPIQKVGLYIPGGTAPLFSTVLMLAIPAQIAGCKEIVLCSPPNKEGKIHPAILYAAHLCGVTKIIKVGGIQAIASYTFGTETIPKVYKIFGPGNQFVTVAKQLSTKYGVAIDMPAGPSELLVVADNSANASYVASDLLSQAEHGADSQVILVSTSKALIDKVSSEIQKQILELPRLEIAQKAINNSKSIFVENDEIALELINEYGPEHFIVCTNNNDFYIDNIENAGSVFIGNYTPESAGDYASGTNHTLPTNGFSKSYSGVNLDSFTKSITFQKISKEGIKTIGKSIELMAAAEGLQAHKNAVTLRLNDLK; from the coding sequence ATGAAAATCATAAATAATCCATCGAAAAAAGATTGGAATAAAATATTAGAAAGACCAACCAAAACGGTTGATGATATCGAAGATATAGTAAATGAAGTTTTTTCTGATATTCAAAAAAACGGTGATGTTGCTGTAAATAAATATACTCAAAAATTTGATGGTGTTTCTTTAGAAAGCAATTTAGTTTTAGAAGATGAAATTAAAGAAGCGATAACCTTGGTTCCTTCAGAATTAAAAGAAGCAATTCAACTTGCAAAAGAAAATATTACGAAGTTTCATGTAGCGCAAAAAACGAAGAAAGTTTTTGTAGAAACAACAAAGGGAGTTTCTTGTTGGCAAGAAAAAAGACCTATTCAAAAAGTGGGTTTGTACATTCCTGGAGGAACAGCACCTTTGTTTTCTACTGTTTTAATGTTGGCAATTCCTGCTCAGATTGCAGGTTGTAAAGAGATTGTATTGTGTTCTCCACCAAATAAAGAAGGAAAAATTCACCCAGCAATTTTGTATGCTGCACATTTATGTGGCGTTACAAAAATTATTAAAGTTGGCGGAATTCAAGCAATTGCGAGTTATACGTTTGGTACAGAAACTATTCCGAAAGTCTATAAAATATTTGGTCCCGGAAACCAATTTGTAACAGTTGCAAAACAATTGTCAACAAAATACGGAGTAGCAATTGATATGCCTGCAGGCCCAAGTGAATTATTAGTGGTTGCAGATAACTCTGCAAATGCAAGTTATGTTGCATCAGATTTATTAAGTCAGGCAGAACATGGTGCCGATAGTCAGGTCATTTTGGTTTCAACTTCTAAAGCACTTATAGATAAAGTTTCGAGTGAGATACAAAAACAAATTTTAGAATTACCAAGACTAGAAATTGCTCAAAAAGCAATAAATAATTCAAAATCTATTTTTGTAGAAAACGATGAGATAGCTTTAGAGTTGATTAATGAATATGGCCCAGAACATTTTATTGTTTGTACAAATAATAATGACTTTTATATAGACAATATAGAAAATGCAGGCTCTGTTTTTATTGGAAATTACACACCAGAAAGTGCAGGAGATTATGCTTCAGGAACCAACCATACATTACCAACAAACGGATTTTCTAAATCGTATTCTGGTGTAAATTTAGATAGTTTTACTAAGAGTATTACTTTTCAGAAAATATCTAAAGAAGGAATTAAAACAATAGGGAAATCTATTGAATTAATGGCAGCAGCAGAAGGTTTACAAGCACACAAAAATGCAGTAACTTTAAGATTAAATGATTTAAAATAA